Proteins from one Fragaria vesca subsp. vesca linkage group LG6, FraVesHawaii_1.0, whole genome shotgun sequence genomic window:
- the LOC101295242 gene encoding steroid 5-alpha-reductase DET2-like gives MATSSDQIFFNNCLLCLYLIGPPTFISLRFLQAPYGKHNRPGWGPTISPPLAWFLMESPTLWLTLLLFPYGQHSTNPQALILITLFLLHYINRACLYPLRLYRNTIRKTAPGFPVSVALMAFVFNLLNAYLQSRWVSHYKDYEGDHHGLFWLRFCVGLVVFLGGMSVNVWSDRVLVGLKKEGGGYKIPRGGWFELVSCPNYFGEIVEWVGWAVMAWSWAGLGFLLYTCANLVPRARANHRWYLEKFGEDYPKSRKAVIPFLY, from the coding sequence ATGGCCACCTCGTCAGATCAGATCTTCTTCAACAACTGCCTCCTCTGCCTCTACCTCATAGGCCCTCCCACCTTCATCTCCCTCAGATTCCTCCAAGCCCCCTACGGCAAGCACAACCGGCCAGGGTGGGGCCCCACCATCTCTCCGCCGTTGGCTTGGTTCCTCATGGAATCACCAACCCTGTGGCTCACTCTACTCCTCTTCCCCTACGGCCAACACAGCACCAACCCCCAAGCCTTAATTCTAATAACCCTCTTTCTCTTGCACTATATCAACCGAGCCTGCCTCTACCCACTTCGCCTCTACCGGAATACCATCCGGAAAACCGCCCCCGGTTTTCCGGTCAGCGTGGCGTTGATGGCATTTGTGTTCAATTTATTGAATGCTTACTTGCAGTCCAGATGGGTGTCTCACTACAAGGACTATGAGGGTGATCATCATGGGTTGTTTTGGCTGAGGTTTTGTGTTGGGTTGGTTGTGTTTTTGGGTGGGATGAGTGTGAATGTTTGGTCTGATAGGGTTTTAGTGGGGTTGAAAAAAGAGGGCGGAGGGTATAAGATCCCTAGGGGAGGGTGGTTTGAGTTGGTGAGCTGCCCTAACTACTTTGGGGAAATAGTGGAGTGGGTAGGTTGGGCAGTGATGGCTTGGTCTTGGGCAGGACTGGGGTTTTTGCTTTACACGTGCGCTAACTTGGTTCCGAGGGCACGTGCGAACCATAGGTGGTATTTGGAGAAGTTTGGGGAGGATTATCCAAAGTCCAGAAAAGCTGTTATTCCATTCTTGTATTGA